In Myxococcales bacterium, the following proteins share a genomic window:
- a CDS encoding BamA/TamA family outer membrane protein, which produces MNHAPAVASLLIAAGLGTAHAQEPTRSSLDADERFGIVPVGAVLYAPETGVTFAAAALLYTRLGPAGRVRDSKVMLAAAYTLQSQWLVQLSGTLFAFEDAAALDYEVDVSYFPKKFYGIGNDTSIRDDEEAYIRQAYQLELRPAARVLPNLYVGPAFQIKQYDVNEIDPNRQLASGRILGAEGGTDVAFGVAGFYDTREPTLNPLAGMFVDAQFSHSGPTWGSSFQHQGYIVDVRGYVPIAPCWQHVLAWQAYGEFHSGEPPFWMLSELGGPSRMRGHYQGRYRDRQMVELQAEYRLPVVWRLGAVGFAGVGEVARDLKDFRPADSKFSLGGGLRLMLDRDARINVRIDVGWGGDDWGPYVALGEAF; this is translated from the coding sequence GTGAACCACGCGCCGGCCGTTGCTTCGCTCTTGATCGCTGCCGGACTGGGTACCGCGCACGCCCAAGAGCCAACACGTTCTTCGTTGGACGCGGACGAGCGCTTCGGCATCGTGCCGGTCGGGGCGGTCTTGTACGCACCCGAGACGGGGGTGACCTTCGCCGCAGCGGCCCTGCTCTACACTCGCCTGGGTCCGGCAGGGCGGGTGCGCGATTCGAAGGTGATGCTCGCAGCAGCCTACACGCTGCAAAGCCAATGGCTCGTTCAGCTGAGCGGGACATTGTTTGCGTTCGAAGATGCTGCGGCACTCGACTACGAGGTCGACGTTTCCTATTTTCCGAAGAAGTTCTACGGCATCGGCAACGACACGAGCATCCGAGATGACGAGGAAGCCTACATTCGCCAGGCGTATCAGCTCGAGCTCCGGCCGGCGGCGCGGGTGCTACCGAACCTCTACGTCGGTCCTGCCTTCCAGATAAAGCAGTACGACGTGAACGAGATCGATCCCAATCGCCAGCTGGCTTCCGGACGGATTCTAGGCGCGGAAGGTGGCACCGACGTCGCGTTCGGAGTTGCGGGGTTTTACGACACCCGGGAACCGACGCTAAATCCCTTGGCCGGAATGTTCGTAGACGCGCAATTCAGCCACTCGGGACCGACCTGGGGCTCGAGTTTTCAGCATCAAGGCTACATCGTCGATGTGCGCGGGTACGTCCCAATAGCGCCCTGCTGGCAACACGTGCTCGCCTGGCAGGCGTATGGCGAGTTTCACTCAGGAGAACCGCCATTTTGGATGCTGTCCGAGCTGGGCGGACCGTCGCGCATGCGCGGGCATTACCAGGGTCGCTACCGCGACCGGCAAATGGTCGAGCTCCAAGCCGAGTATCGGCTCCCGGTGGTCTGGCGGCTCGGTGCCGTGGGCTTTGCTGGCGTGGGTGAGGTAGCTCGCGACCTGAAGGACTTTCGCCCCGCTGACTCCAAGTTTTCTCTCGGCGGCGGCCTCCGCCTGATGCTCGACCGAGACGCGCGCATCAACGTCCGAATCGACGTGGGCTGGGGTGGTGATGATTGGGGTCCTTACGTTGCGTTAGGGGAAGCGTTCTAG